The DNA window GCTGGACGTGCAGCTGGTAGAAGTCGTTGGACTGGAGCAGCTGGTAGCTGAACTCGGTGAAGCTGATGCCGCTCTCCAGCCGGTTGCGCACCACGTCGCGGGCCAGCATCTTGTTGACCGGGAAGTGCTTGCCGACGTCCCGCAGGAATTCGATCACCGACGTCGGGCCGGTCCAGTCCAGGTTGTTGACGAGCGTCGCCGCGTTGTCGCCCTGGTAGGTCACGAACGGCGACAGCTGGGTGCGGATCCGCTCCACCCAGCCCTGAACGACCTCCGGCGGGTTGAGGCTGCGCTCGCTGGACTCCCGCGGGTCACCGATCTGACCGGTGGCGCCGCCGACGAGCAGCAGCGGGCGGTGGCCGCCCTGCTGGAGGCGCCGGGCGGTGAGAACCTGCATGAGGTGGCCGACGTGCAGCGAGGCGGCGGTGGGGTCGAAGCCCACATAGAACGGGATCGAGCCGCCGTCGAGTGCTTTGCGCAGCTCGTCGGGGTCGGTCGAGTCCTGGATCAGTCCGCGCCACAGCAGGTCGTCTACGAGAGTCACGCAACGGATTGTCCCGCACCCTCCCGTGCGGATCACAGCGGGTTTGGCGGATGCTAGGCGGATGGGTCACCTGGGAAGTGCTGCGGCACCGATCGACATCTCGAAGAAGAAGGCCGAGGAGCGGCTGGAGGCGGCGCAGGAGCGGCTGCTCCGGCTGCGCCTGCTGCTCGGCGGCCAGATCGGCGAGAAGAAGATCGGCCCGCCGCTCTGCGTGCTCTTCGAGGGCTGGGACGCGTCCGGCAAGGGTGGCGCGATCAAGCGGCTGGTCACCATGATCGACCCGCGGCACGTGCGGGTCTCCCAGTTCGCCGCGCCGACCTACGACGAGAAGCGGCACCACTTCCTGCAGCGGTTCTGGCAGGTCCTGCCCGGCAACGGCGGGATGACCGTGCTGGACCGGTCCTGGTACGGCCGGGTCCTCGTCGAGCGGGTCGAGGGCTTCGCGACCACCGAGCAGTGGCAGCGGGCCTACGACGAGATCGCCGAGTTCGAGCGCACCCTCGCCGCCGAGGGCATGATCCTGATCAAGTTCTGGATGCACGTCTCCGAGGAGGAGCAGCTGCGCCGCTTCGAGGACCGGGCGAACGATCCGTTGCGGTCGTGGAAGCTGACCGACGAGGACTGGCGGAACCGGAAGAAGCGCCCGGAGTACGAGGCGGCGATCGAGGACATGCTGGAGAAGACCGACCGGCCGCGCGCCCGGTGGAAGGTCATCCCCGGCGACAGCAAGCCGTACGCCCGCCTCGCCGTCGTCGAGCACGTCTGTCACGTGCTGGAACGCAAGCTGGCGAAGCGGGGGTACGACCTGGCGTCGGCCGACCGGCCGGGGACCGCGTCCGTCTAGCCGATGGCTGCCTTGCGCGCCGTGGCCGCGTCCGGTGCGGCGACCGCCAGCTCGGCCAGCCGCCGGCAGTCCGCCTCGGTGACGCCGGCGAGGGCGGCCCGCACCGCCGGGAGCGCGCGCGGTGACATCGACAGGCTCGTCACGCCGAGACCGACCAGGATCGGCGCGAGCGCCGCGTCGGCGGCCGCCTCGCCGCACACCCCGACCGGTTTGCCGGCGGCCCGCCCGGCCTCGCCGCAGATGCCGATCAGCTGGAGCAGCGCGGGTTGCCACGGGTCCAGCAGGTCGGCCAGGGCGCCGCACATCCGGTCGGCGGCGAACGTGTACTGACTCAGGTCGTTGGTGCCGATGCTGAGGAAGTCGACGACGCCCAGCAGGTCACGGGCGCGCAGCGCGGCGGCCGGCACCTCGATCATCACACCGGCGCGGGGCAGGCCGGCCTCGTGGACGGCGGCCGCGAACGTGGCCGCCTCGGTGATCGTGGAGACCATGGGGGCCATCACCCAGACGTCCGCGCCGGTCTGCGCGCGCGCCTCGGCGATCGCCGCGAGCTGGGTGGTGAGGACGTCCGGTCGCTGCCGCGCGATGCGCAGGCCGCGGACACCCAGGGCAGGATTGGGCTCACCCTCCTGGTTCAGGAACGGCAGCGGTTTGTCGGCGCCGGCATCGAGGGTACGGATGACGACCCGTCGCCCGGCCATGGCGGAGAACACTTCCCGGTACGCCTCCACCTGCTCGTCCAGGCCGGGCTCCCGGGTCCGATCGAGAAAGAGCAGCTCGGTGCGGAACAGCCCGACGCCCTCGGCGTGGACCTCGTCGGCGGCGGGGACGTTCTTCGCGGAGCCGACGTTGGCGAGGAGCTTCACCCCGTACCCGTCGGAGGTCTGACCGGGGCCGGTGAGGGCCGCAGCCGCGGCAGCCACCTCGGCCGCACCGCGCACCGCGGCTTCTGCCGCGACCTGATCGATGCCCGCGTCGACACGCCCCGTCGCGCCGTCGACGAGCACCAGCGTGCCCTCCGCGATCGCCAGCACGCCGGGACAGGAGACCACGGCGGGCAGGCCCAGCGCGCGGGCCAGGATCGCGGTGTGACTGGTGGGACCGCCCACCTCGGTGACCAGCGCCAGCACCTGGGCCGGATCGAGGTCGGCGGTATCGGCCGGGGCCAGATCCTTCGCGGCCAGCACGAACGGGTGCCCGGGCTGCGGGATGCCCGGCATCGGCTGCCCGAGCAGCACCGCGACCGCCCGGTTGCGCAGGTCGTCGAGGTCGGCGACGCGCTCGGCGAGGTAGCCGCCGGCCGCCTCGAACGATTCCCGGAATGCCCCGAAGGCGAGGGAGACGGCGTGCACTGCGTCGGCACCCTCTTCGACGTGCTCGCGAACGCCGTCGAGCAGCGCCTCGTCACCGGCCATCATCGCCTCGGCGCGCAGCACCTCGGCGACCGTCTCGTCGGTGGCCCGGTCAGCCCGGCGTTCCAGGAACGTGACCACCTCGGCCAGGGCGGACGAGGCCCGGGCGACTTCCGCCTCGGCATCCGTCACGGCGACCATCGGGGGCAGGGCCGGGACGTCGGCGATCCGCAGCAGCGGACCGGCGGCCACCCCGGCACAGACTCCGATCCCGGAGAGGCTGACCACCTCAGCCATCGGAGGCGTCCAGGTCGGTGGCGAGCAGCGCGGCCAGGTCGGACAGCGTCTGCTCGGCGCCGTCGCCCTCCGCCTCGAGGGTGACCTCGGTGCCCTGCTTGGCGCCGAGCGCGAGCACCGACAGCATGCTCTTGGCCGGCACCGGCTTCTTGTCACCGACCCGGATGGTGACCTTGACCGGCGCCGCCGCGGCGGCCTCCACGAAGATCTTGGCGGGCCGGGCGTGCAGGCCGCTGGCGGAGCCGACGGCAACCGTGCGCGTGGGCATTCTCTTTTCCTTCCGGACGGTCGGACGGACGGACGGGTCGGGTCGGGTCGGATCAGGGCTCGATGGTTACCTTGATGGCCTCGCCGCGGGCGACGATGCCGAACGCGTCGATCGCGCCCTCCAGCGGCAGCCGGTGGGTGATCAGGTCGGCGACCGGCACCGCGCCGGTGGCGACCAGCTGGAGTGCCTCCTTGTTGTGCGACGGGCTCGACCCGTTCGCCCCGATGATCATCAGCTCCCGGTAGTGCACCAGGTTCGAGTCGCAGGTGATCGTCGGGTTGTCCTTGGGCAGGCCGCCGAAGAAGCTGATCCGGCCCTGCCGCGCGGCCATCTCGATCGCCTGCTCCTGCGCCTTGCCGGACGCGGCCGCCGTGATGATCACGTCGGCGCCCCGGCCGTCGGTGAGCTTGCGGACCTCCTCGACCGGGTCCACCTCGCCGGCGCAGATCGCGGCGTCCGGCTTGACCAGGTTCGCGGCCATGTCCAGGCGTTCCCGGTTCAGCTCGACCAGGAACACCCGGGCGGCGCCGCGGGCCCGGGCCAGCCGGACGTGCAGGCAGCCGATCGGGCCGGAGCCGATCACCACGACGTCGTCGCCCTCGCCGACACGGGCGAGGTTCTGCGCGTTCAGGGCACAGGCGAGAGGCTCGGCCACGGACGCCTCGGCGAACGAGACGCCGTCCGGGATCCGGTTCAGCCCGTCGACCTTGAGCACCTCCGTCGGCACCACCATGAACTGCGCGAAGCCGCCCTCGAAGTGGTAGCCCATCGACACCTGGTTCGGGCAGACCGTCATCCGGCCGCGCCGGCACTCGGCGCACTCTCCACAGGGGATGGCCGCGATGACCTGCACCCGGTCCCCCGGCTGCCAGCCCTCGACGCCGTCACCGACCGCGACGACCTCGCCGGCGATCTCGTGGCCCATCACCCGGGGCGGGTGGATGTGGTGGTGCCCGAACTTGGAGATCTTGACGTCGGTGCCGCAGGTGGAGCAGTTCCGGACGCGGATCTTCACCTCACCGGGTCCGGCCTCGGGCTCCGGCACGTCCTCGAAGCGGACGTCGCCGGGGGCGTGGAATCGCACGACCTTCATTCG is part of the Actinoplanes missouriensis 431 genome and encodes:
- the ptsP gene encoding phosphoenolpyruvate--protein phosphotransferase, with product MAEVVSLSGIGVCAGVAAGPLLRIADVPALPPMVAVTDAEAEVARASSALAEVVTFLERRADRATDETVAEVLRAEAMMAGDEALLDGVREHVEEGADAVHAVSLAFGAFRESFEAAGGYLAERVADLDDLRNRAVAVLLGQPMPGIPQPGHPFVLAAKDLAPADTADLDPAQVLALVTEVGGPTSHTAILARALGLPAVVSCPGVLAIAEGTLVLVDGATGRVDAGIDQVAAEAAVRGAAEVAAAAAALTGPGQTSDGYGVKLLANVGSAKNVPAADEVHAEGVGLFRTELLFLDRTREPGLDEQVEAYREVFSAMAGRRVVIRTLDAGADKPLPFLNQEGEPNPALGVRGLRIARQRPDVLTTQLAAIAEARAQTGADVWVMAPMVSTITEAATFAAAVHEAGLPRAGVMIEVPAAALRARDLLGVVDFLSIGTNDLSQYTFAADRMCGALADLLDPWQPALLQLIGICGEAGRAAGKPVGVCGEAAADAALAPILVGLGVTSLSMSPRALPAVRAALAGVTEADCRRLAELAVAAPDAATARKAAIG
- a CDS encoding polyphosphate kinase 2 family protein, with the protein product MGHLGSAAAPIDISKKKAEERLEAAQERLLRLRLLLGGQIGEKKIGPPLCVLFEGWDASGKGGAIKRLVTMIDPRHVRVSQFAAPTYDEKRHHFLQRFWQVLPGNGGMTVLDRSWYGRVLVERVEGFATTEQWQRAYDEIAEFERTLAAEGMILIKFWMHVSEEEQLRRFEDRANDPLRSWKLTDEDWRNRKKRPEYEAAIEDMLEKTDRPRARWKVIPGDSKPYARLAVVEHVCHVLERKLAKRGYDLASADRPGTASV
- a CDS encoding zinc-dependent dehydrogenase, with translation MKVVRFHAPGDVRFEDVPEPEAGPGEVKIRVRNCSTCGTDVKISKFGHHHIHPPRVMGHEIAGEVVAVGDGVEGWQPGDRVQVIAAIPCGECAECRRGRMTVCPNQVSMGYHFEGGFAQFMVVPTEVLKVDGLNRIPDGVSFAEASVAEPLACALNAQNLARVGEGDDVVVIGSGPIGCLHVRLARARGAARVFLVELNRERLDMAANLVKPDAAICAGEVDPVEEVRKLTDGRGADVIITAAASGKAQEQAIEMAARQGRISFFGGLPKDNPTITCDSNLVHYRELMIIGANGSSPSHNKEALQLVATGAVPVADLITHRLPLEGAIDAFGIVARGEAIKVTIEP
- a CDS encoding HPr family phosphocarrier protein, with amino-acid sequence MPTRTVAVGSASGLHARPAKIFVEAAAAAPVKVTIRVGDKKPVPAKSMLSVLALGAKQGTEVTLEAEGDGAEQTLSDLAALLATDLDASDG